Proteins encoded together in one Amphritea japonica ATCC BAA-1530 window:
- a CDS encoding MOSC domain-containing protein has translation MEKSPVEGDIYLSIEGLEGDACADKNHHGGLERALHQYPSEHYKYWCKRYGTGFQWHAPGMGENLSSTGMTEQNVCIGDRFSWGDAVIEISQPRSPCYKLNTRWGIEDFSIHMQEISRCGWLYRVIEPGIVNVDKPLRLIERVPDALTVRQVCDIYFGNPLDQEGLCKLKQQTRLSDSWMQKVVQRIDTGEVENWNFRLLGHA, from the coding sequence ATGGAGAAATCGCCTGTGGAAGGGGATATTTACCTATCTATTGAAGGCCTGGAAGGTGACGCCTGTGCGGATAAAAATCACCATGGTGGCTTAGAGCGTGCCCTTCATCAGTATCCATCTGAACACTACAAATATTGGTGCAAGCGATATGGGACAGGGTTTCAATGGCATGCGCCGGGCATGGGAGAGAATCTTAGCTCTACGGGTATGACAGAGCAGAACGTTTGCATCGGCGATCGTTTTAGCTGGGGTGATGCGGTTATTGAGATAAGCCAGCCTCGCTCTCCCTGCTATAAACTCAATACACGGTGGGGTATAGAAGACTTTTCTATCCATATGCAGGAGATCAGTCGATGCGGGTGGTTGTATCGAGTGATCGAGCCCGGAATAGTCAATGTTGATAAGCCGCTTCGGCTGATTGAGCGGGTCCCTGACGCGCTAACCGTTCGTCAGGTATGTGATATCTACTTCGGCAACCCACTCGATCAAGAGGGCTTGTGTAAACTAAAACAGCAAACGAGATTGTCTGATAGCTGGATGCAAAAAGTTGTCCAGCGTATAGACACAGGTGAAGTTGAAAACTGGAATTTTCGATTATTGGGCCACGCTTAA
- a CDS encoding hydrolase, with translation MRRSFLPPWWAKNPHVQTILPVLTKVESPALSRQRLELGDGDFIDLDWLGDPHNAGSIVVIMHGLEGSSDSHYIRRLLQDCNRHGLCAVVHHHRGCSGEPNRLARSYHSGDTQDISDTLAYLKEHFPQAKLCAVGYSLGGNVLTKYLGEMQSDSTIDRAVVVSAPLQLSACAKRLEKGFSTLYQWHLIKQLRDKLTDKFNHRTIVDQASVTPKQVSTLKTFYQFDHRVTAPLHGFEGVDDYYAKASGFSYLAKIDRPTLVIHAADDPFMNADVIPSANQCSADVTYELHQQGGHVGFIDGGSPLKPRYYLEQRIIHFLTINKAVASDEAIASG, from the coding sequence ATGAGACGATCTTTTTTACCCCCCTGGTGGGCAAAGAACCCACATGTGCAGACGATTTTACCTGTGCTCACTAAGGTTGAATCCCCGGCACTTTCCCGCCAACGCCTGGAATTAGGTGATGGTGATTTTATCGATCTTGATTGGTTAGGTGACCCCCATAACGCCGGTAGCATTGTTGTTATTATGCATGGGCTGGAAGGTAGCTCTGATTCCCACTATATACGACGCTTACTGCAAGATTGTAATCGCCATGGTTTATGCGCGGTTGTGCATCACCATCGGGGCTGTTCGGGTGAGCCGAACCGTTTAGCCCGCAGTTATCATAGTGGCGATACGCAAGATATTAGTGACACCTTGGCGTACCTTAAAGAGCATTTCCCTCAAGCAAAACTGTGCGCTGTGGGTTATAGCTTAGGGGGGAATGTGTTGACTAAATATCTGGGCGAGATGCAGAGTGATAGCACCATAGACCGTGCGGTTGTTGTCTCGGCCCCACTGCAGTTATCAGCCTGTGCCAAGCGATTAGAAAAGGGGTTTTCGACTCTTTACCAATGGCATCTGATTAAGCAGCTTCGAGATAAACTCACCGATAAATTTAATCATCGAACCATTGTCGATCAAGCATCGGTGACGCCGAAGCAAGTCAGTACACTGAAAACGTTTTATCAATTTGATCACCGGGTGACTGCGCCACTGCATGGCTTCGAGGGTGTTGATGATTACTATGCTAAAGCCAGTGGATTTAGTTATTTGGCGAAGATTGACCGACCAACGTTAGTCATACATGCCGCTGATGATCCGTTCATGAATGCAGACGTAATCCCATCAGCTAACCAGTGCTCCGCAGATGTAACCTATGAACTGCATCAACAGGGTGGTCATGTCGGCTTTATTGACGGTGGTTCTCCACTAAAACCACGCTACTATTTAGAACAACGTATTATTCATTTTCTGACGATAAATAAAGCTGTAGCTAGTGATGAAGCAATCGCTAGTGGTTAG
- a CDS encoding VOC family protein, with protein sequence MKEITRINHVGLRVRDLDTARKFYEQLGFKFIAGPVGPEPAAIVEHPSGININFILNASDDAPEDNILMKQDIKYPGYTHIALEITDAEVVSKKIEELGITITERVEINGAKFFFIRDPDDNVIELHQASNKSSS encoded by the coding sequence ATGAAAGAGATCACACGAATTAATCATGTAGGGCTTCGGGTTAGAGATTTAGATACCGCTAGAAAATTCTACGAGCAACTCGGATTTAAATTCATTGCAGGTCCGGTTGGTCCAGAGCCTGCGGCTATCGTTGAGCACCCATCAGGTATCAATATCAATTTCATTCTCAACGCATCTGATGATGCTCCGGAAGATAATATTCTAATGAAACAGGATATAAAATATCCTGGCTATACACATATCGCGTTGGAGATAACTGACGCAGAGGTCGTGTCTAAGAAAATTGAAGAGCTGGGAATAACAATCACTGAACGGGTAGAGATTAATGGTGCAAAATTCTTCTTTATCAGAGACCCGGACGATAACGTCATAGAGCTTCATCAGGCCTCAAATAAGAGCAGTAGCTAG